GCGTGTCGAGCGCCTTCTCGATCTCCAGACGCAGCGAGTCCTTCAAAAGCGACTCATCCGGCGCCGGCTGCAATTCGTCTTCGAGCACGTCGATCAGACTGTTGTCCTCCGACGTCGAAAACGGCGCATCCAGCGACAAATGCGTGTTGGAGATCTTCAGCGTGTCGGAGACTTCCGCCTCCGACAGCTCGAGCTCCTTGGCGATCTCGTCGGGCGAGGGTTCGCGTCCGAACTCCTGTTCGAGCGAGCTGGCGATCTTGCCGATTTTGTGCAGGGTGCCGACCCGGTTGAGCGGGAGGCGCACAATGCGCGACTGCTCCGCCAACGCCTGCAGGATCGCCTGACGAATCCACCAGACGGCGTAGGAGATGAACTTGAAGCCGCGCGTCTCATCGAAGCGCTTGGCGGCCTTGATCAGTCCGATGTTGCCCTCGTTGATCAGGTCGGCCAGGGACAGGCCCTGGTTCTGATACTGTTTGGCCACGGACACGACAAAGCGCAGATTCGCCTTCGTGAGCTTCTCCAGCGCCGTGCCGTCCCCCTGCTTGATGCGCTTGGCGAGGGAGACTTCCTGGGCCGGCGTGAGCAGCGGCGTTTCGCCGATCTCCTTCAGGTACAAATCCAGCGACCGGTCTTCATCCCGGTACTTGCGAGAGGTTCTTACGCTCGTACCCGTTCCTCCTATGAATAGGGTTTGACGTCCCCTAATGCGACGGGCGCACGGAGATGTAGCCGGTGCGTCCGCGCTGGTCATAGACCAGGAACGACACCGCCTTCTCGTTGGCTTTGCGCGCCGCCACGTCCAGAAAATCGTTCACATCGCGGATCGGCTCATGGTCGATCTCGGCGATGATCATGCCTTCGCGAATGCCCTTGTCGTAGGCCGGCCCGGTGCGGTCGATGTCGACCACGATCACGCCGGGGTTGTACTCGGCGCCGAATTCCTGCGCCAGACTGGGGGTGGCGGTTTCGACCCGCATGCCCAGCCACATCATGTCGGGCGCGACCGGCGTCGGAGAGAAA
This bacterium DNA region includes the following protein-coding sequences:
- a CDS encoding sigma-70 family RNA polymerase sigma factor: MGGTGTSVRTSRKYRDEDRSLDLYLKEIGETPLLTPAQEVSLAKRIKQGDGTALEKLTKANLRFVVSVAKQYQNQGLSLADLINEGNIGLIKAAKRFDETRGFKFISYAVWWIRQAILQALAEQSRIVRLPLNRVGTLHKIGKIASSLEQEFGREPSPDEIAKELELSEAEVSDTLKISNTHLSLDAPFSTSEDNSLIDVLEDELQPAPDESLLKDSLRLEIEKALDTLTPREAEVINLYFGLSHEKALTLEEIGVRFNLTRERVRQIKEKAIRRLRHASRCKSLRAYLD